In a single window of the Acipenser ruthenus chromosome 8, fAciRut3.2 maternal haplotype, whole genome shotgun sequence genome:
- the LOC117405326 gene encoding olfactory receptor 6N1-like, translated as MELGWKMQILSDSNHTNVAEFVFAGFTGIRQAPQLIGVTFLIIYLLTLLGNLFILYVIKKEEKLQTPMYIIICNLALSDIIYSTVISPKLIQSYLLDLNAIQFHVCFIQMYFLHFAGSVDSFMMLVMALDRYVSICFPLRYPALITNKNGQILCIVAWMLGAISPLPAVSFAAILPYCGPNKVNHLYCEHRSVARLACTDTTFNMLLSAIIACLVLIVPFFIILLSYLKIIITVLKIATPEGRKKAFYTCSTQLIVISIYFIPRLFVYIAAIVGVYMPDVARVSLGVMYCLLPPLANPVIYSFRTKEIKQFILKSFKLKTVVP; from the coding sequence ATGGAATTGGGATGGAAAATGCAGATTTTGTCTGACTCAAATCACacaaatgttgctgaatttgttttTGCTGGCTTTACTGGCATAAGACAAGCTCCACAGTTAATAGGAGTCACGTTTCTTATCATCTATCTATTGACTCTTCTTGGCAACCTTTTCATTTTATATGTGatcaaaaaggaagaaaaattACAAACTCCAATGTATATTATTATCTGTAACCTTGCTTTGTCTGATATCATATACAGCACAGTTATAAGCCCTAAACTTATACAGTCCTATCTGCTTGACTTGAATGCAATACAATTCCATGTGTGTTTcatccaaatgtattttttacactttgctgGCTCGGTGGATTCTTTCATGATGCTTGTGATGGCATTAGACCGCTATGTTTCAATATGTTTCCCTTTAAGGTACCCTGCTTTAATTACCAATAAAAATGGACAAATCCTGTGCATTGTAGCCTGGATGTTGGGAGCAATCAGTCCACTGCCTGCAGTCAGCTTTGCTGCTATACTTCCTTACTGTGGTCCTAATAAGGTAAACCATTTGTACTGTGAACATCGTTCAGTCGCCAGACTCGCCTGCACTGACACAACTTTCAATATGCTTTTGTCAGCTATAATAGCATGTTTAGTCTTAATTgttccattttttattattttgctttcttatttaaaaataatcatcACTGTACTTAAGATCGCAACACCAGAAGGTAGAAAGAAGGCATTTTACACATGTAGCACACAGCTTATTGTGATTTCCATTTATTTCATACCaagattatttgtatatattgctGCAATAGTTGGGGTTTATATGCCAGATGTGGCCCGTGTCTCTTTGGGTGTCATGTACTGCCTCCTACCTCCATTAGCAAACCCAGTAATCTATAGTTTTAGGACTAAAGAAATCAAGCAGTTTATTTTGAAATCGTTTAAACTGAAAACAGTTGTTCCCTGA